Proteins found in one Clostridium butyricum genomic segment:
- a CDS encoding stalk domain-containing protein, whose product MKKLMIGLLTIATVTGMTVPTFAGDIYSVDSNLEQRLVSTNISNELVNNVTIGGKNINIGNLNILVNKGKIMVPLKATAKSLGFKVTINKDNRSASLDNANIKTQIQIGIDSYYYESSKAIGMTAPEKLGAEPILVDNNIYVPIKMYNILLNDSNAVGSFWTKTKDGQWVYVDKGELAIGWKLIHNKWYFMNSNGIMENGWIQTNGNWYYLYDNGEMAIDTITPDGYKVDLNGKWDFGKKVSIDDIKAGIPSPIEEFKTIEEAQKVLDFNITFPKEIPSEYDIEYISTISKKLFQICYTDGKDEVLYRMGQDVNNISGDYNNYKNNNIVEIDDKKIKLSGNDDFIKLATWNVNDMSYSISSSNGISKDKMINIIKSVKYEGK is encoded by the coding sequence ATGAAAAAATTAATGATAGGACTATTAACAATTGCAACAGTTACAGGAATGACAGTTCCTACATTTGCAGGTGATATATATAGTGTTGATTCTAATTTGGAGCAAAGATTAGTATCAACTAACATATCTAATGAATTAGTTAATAATGTGACTATAGGTGGTAAAAATATAAATATAGGTAATCTTAATATTTTAGTAAACAAAGGAAAGATTATGGTTCCATTAAAAGCTACAGCAAAAAGTTTAGGGTTTAAAGTAACTATAAATAAAGATAATAGAAGTGCAAGTTTAGACAATGCTAATATTAAAACACAAATTCAAATAGGGATTGATTCGTATTATTATGAAAGTAGTAAAGCAATTGGAATGACAGCACCAGAAAAATTAGGGGCAGAACCTATATTAGTTGATAATAATATATATGTTCCAATAAAAATGTATAATATTCTTCTTAATGATTCTAATGCAGTGGGTAGTTTTTGGACGAAAACAAAAGATGGACAGTGGGTTTACGTTGATAAGGGAGAACTTGCTATAGGCTGGAAATTAATCCATAATAAATGGTATTTTATGAACAGTAATGGAATCATGGAAAATGGATGGATACAGACAAATGGAAATTGGTATTATCTATATGATAATGGAGAAATGGCAATTGATACTATCACACCAGATGGATATAAAGTAGATTTAAATGGAAAGTGGGACTTTGGGAAAAAAGTTTCAATTGATGATATTAAAGCTGGAATACCAAGTCCCATAGAAGAATTTAAAACTATAGAAGAAGCTCAGAAGGTTCTTGATTTTAATATTACATTTCCTAAAGAGATTCCATCAGAATATGATATTGAATATATAAGCACTATTTCAAAAAAACTGTTCCAAATTTGTTATACTGATGGAAAAGATGAAGTGTTATATAGAATGGGACAAGATGTAAATAATATAAGTGGAGACTATAATAATTATAAGAATAATAATATTGTAGAGATAGATGATAAAAAGATCAAATTAAGTGGAAATGATGATTTTATAAAACTTGCAACTTGGAATGTAAATGATATGTCATATTCTATATCATCAAGTAATGGAATTAGCAAGGATAAAATGATTAATATAATTAAAAGTGTAAAATATGAAGGAAAATAA
- a CDS encoding mannose/fructose/sorbose PTS transporter subunit IIA codes for MVGIILASHGEFAKGILQSGSMIFGEQQNVKAVTLMPSEGPDDLKAKLKDAIASFDNQDEVLFLVDLWGGTPFNQANALFEEHKDKWAIVAGLNLPMLIEAYGARLSMESAHEIAAYILNSAKEGVKVKPEELEPADTGKTSTASNSQSNAGAPGSFEYVLARIDSRLLHGQVATAWTKTVQPTRIIVVSDAVAYDKLRKNLIQQAAPPGVKAHVVPVDHMIKLAKDDKHFGGQRAMLLFENPHDVLRAIEGGVPLKTINVGSMAHSIGKVQPNKVLAFDQKDIDTFAKIKKAGITFDVRKVPNDSKANMDEILKKAQDELNKQK; via the coding sequence ATGGTAGGAATTATTCTTGCTAGTCATGGAGAATTCGCAAAAGGCATTTTGCAATCTGGTTCAATGATTTTTGGAGAACAGCAAAATGTAAAAGCTGTTACGTTAATGCCAAGTGAAGGACCTGATGACTTGAAAGCAAAATTGAAAGACGCAATTGCATCTTTTGACAATCAAGACGAAGTCTTATTCTTAGTTGATCTTTGGGGCGGTACACCATTCAACCAAGCCAATGCTCTATTTGAAGAACACAAAGACAAATGGGCAATTGTAGCTGGTCTGAATTTACCAATGCTTATTGAAGCTTATGGAGCACGTCTTTCAATGGAATCTGCACATGAAATTGCAGCGTATATCTTAAATTCAGCTAAAGAAGGAGTTAAGGTTAAGCCAGAAGAATTAGAACCAGCAGATACTGGTAAGACTTCTACGGCTTCAAATTCGCAATCTAATGCAGGTGCACCTGGATCATTTGAATACGTTTTAGCTCGTATTGACTCTCGTTTACTTCATGGTCAAGTAGCAACTGCTTGGACAAAAACTGTACAGCCTACAAGAATCATTGTTGTGTCAGATGCAGTAGCTTACGATAAACTTCGTAAGAACTTAATCCAACAGGCAGCTCCTCCAGGAGTAAAGGCTCATGTTGTGCCAGTTGATCATATGATTAAACTTGCAAAAGATGATAAGCACTTTGGTGGACAGCGTGCAATGCTTCTTTTTGAAAATCCACATGATGTACTTAGAGCAATAGAGGGTGGAGTTCCTCTAAAGACAATAAATGTTGGTTCTATGGCTCACTCTATTGGAAAGGTTCAACCTAATAAGGTTCTTGCATTTGACCAAAAAGATATTGATACATTTGCAAAAATCAAGAAAGCCGGAATCACTTTTGACGTTCGTAAAGTGCCAAATGATTCAAAAGCAAATATGGACGAAATCTTAAAGAAAGCACAAGACGAATTAAATAAACAAAAATAA
- a CDS encoding PTS mannose/fructose/sorbose transporter subunit IIC produces MTLNMLQIILVIAVAFLAGIEGILDEFQFHQPLVACTLIGLVTGNLVPCLILGGTLQLIALGWANIGAAVAPDAALASVASAIILVLSGQGEAGVSSAIAIAIPLAVAGLLLTIICRTIATAFVHFMDAAAKEGNLRAIEMWQVAAICLQGIRIAIPAGIILIVGEGPISSLLASMPQWLTSGLAIGGGMVVAVGYAMVINMMATKEVWPFFAIGFVVATISQVTLIGLGVIGVALALIYLTLSKQGGTGNGGSSNTGDPLGDIIDRY; encoded by the coding sequence ATGACTTTAAATATGCTTCAAATTATATTAGTTATTGCTGTAGCATTTCTAGCTGGTATAGAAGGTATTTTGGATGAATTCCAATTCCATCAACCATTAGTTGCCTGCACATTGATAGGTTTGGTTACAGGTAATTTAGTACCATGTTTAATATTAGGTGGTACACTTCAATTAATTGCCTTAGGTTGGGCAAATATAGGTGCAGCAGTAGCACCTGATGCAGCATTAGCATCTGTTGCATCTGCAATAATTTTAGTACTTAGCGGACAAGGAGAAGCAGGAGTTTCTTCAGCAATAGCTATAGCTATTCCTCTAGCTGTTGCAGGATTATTATTAACAATTATTTGCCGTACAATAGCTACAGCATTCGTACATTTCATGGATGCAGCAGCTAAAGAAGGAAATTTAAGAGCTATTGAAATGTGGCAAGTTGCAGCTATTTGTTTACAAGGTATACGTATAGCAATTCCAGCAGGAATAATTTTAATAGTTGGTGAAGGTCCAATATCTTCATTACTTGCATCTATGCCTCAATGGTTAACAAGTGGTTTAGCAATTGGTGGTGGAATGGTTGTAGCTGTTGGTTATGCAATGGTAATCAACATGATGGCTACAAAAGAAGTTTGGCCATTCTTTGCAATAGGTTTCGTAGTAGCAACTATTTCACAAGTTACACTTATAGGACTTGGAGTAATAGGTGTAGCATTAGCTCTTATTTACTTAACACTTAGCAAGCAAGGTGGAACAGGTAATGGTGGAAGTTCAAATACAGGTGATCCTCTAGGGGACATCATTGATAGGTACTAA
- a CDS encoding PTS system mannose/fructose/sorbose family transporter subunit IID — MAKDLKLTKKDRISVWFRSFFLQGSWNYERMQNGGWAFAMIPAIKRLYKTKEEKAAALKRHLEFFNTHPYVASPVLGVTLALEEERANGAPVEDATIQGVKIGMMGPLAGIGDPVFWFTVRPILGALGASLALTGNILGPIIFFFAWNIIRMAFMWYTQEFGYKAGSRISDDLSGGILQDVTKGASILGMFILGALVNRWVSVSFKPVVSSVKLSEGAFIDWSNLPAGAEGIKQALMQQASGMSLTPEKVTTLQSNLDSLIPGLAGLLVTLLCMWLLKKKVSPIAIILGLFVVGIVFHLIGLM, encoded by the coding sequence ATGGCAAAAGATTTAAAATTAACAAAAAAAGATCGTATTTCTGTTTGGTTCCGTTCATTTTTCCTTCAAGGTTCTTGGAACTATGAAAGAATGCAAAACGGTGGTTGGGCATTTGCAATGATTCCTGCCATCAAAAGATTATATAAAACTAAAGAGGAAAAAGCCGCAGCATTAAAACGTCATTTAGAGTTTTTTAACACTCATCCATATGTAGCTTCACCAGTTCTTGGTGTAACATTAGCATTAGAAGAAGAACGTGCAAATGGGGCACCAGTAGAAGATGCAACAATTCAAGGTGTTAAGATTGGTATGATGGGACCTTTAGCAGGTATCGGAGATCCAGTTTTCTGGTTCACTGTTAGACCAATATTAGGAGCATTAGGAGCTTCACTTGCTTTAACTGGTAATATTCTTGGACCAATAATCTTCTTCTTTGCTTGGAATATTATTCGTATGGCATTTATGTGGTATACACAAGAATTTGGTTATAAAGCAGGTTCGCGTATTAGTGATGATTTATCAGGTGGTATATTACAAGACGTTACAAAGGGTGCATCTATTCTTGGTATGTTCATCCTAGGAGCATTAGTTAATAGATGGGTATCAGTTAGTTTCAAACCAGTAGTATCATCTGTTAAATTAAGCGAAGGTGCATTCATAGATTGGAGTAACCTTCCAGCTGGAGCAGAAGGTATTAAGCAAGCTCTAATGCAACAAGCATCAGGTATGTCATTAACTCCTGAAAAGGTTACAACATTACAAAGCAACTTAGATTCATTAATTCCTGGACTTGCAGGATTATTAGTTACATTACTTTGTATGTGGTTACTTAAAAAGAAAGTATCTCCAATTGCTATTATTCTTGGATTATTCGTAGTTGGTATTGTATTCCACTTAATTGGTTTAATGTAA
- a CDS encoding DUF956 family protein: MVQSLNTKVDLVIDATAFTGLSDYGKIMIGDKGFEFYNSRDPHKFVQIPWDEVDYVIASVLLKGKWIPRYAIQTKKNGTYTFASKDAKKVLRAIRNYVDSERMVSSLSFLDVVKRGVKAIIKKK, translated from the coding sequence ATGGTTCAATCACTCAATACAAAAGTAGATCTTGTAATTGATGCAACAGCTTTTACTGGATTATCGGATTATGGAAAAATCATGATTGGTGACAAAGGATTTGAATTTTATAATTCTCGTGATCCTCATAAATTTGTCCAAATTCCTTGGGATGAGGTTGATTATGTCATAGCATCTGTATTGTTAAAGGGTAAGTGGATTCCAAGATATGCAATACAAACAAAGAAAAATGGTACTTATACTTTTGCCTCTAAAGACGCAAAAAAAGTACTTCGTGCTATTCGAAATTATGTTGATTCAGAACGTATGGTTTCTTCATTAAGTTTTTTAGATGTGGTGAAACGAGGAGTAAAGGCTATTATTAAGAAGAAGTAA
- a CDS encoding serine hydrolase domain-containing protein, whose protein sequence is MNIILNKLFEPIKLKSVVRSFLIILMSIGLISGFTINAAMSKEKSDEVHGKIENNDDVKNFMDNYFNKNMEKYSVPGASVVVVKDNKEVFKMGYGYSNLESKSSVNPDETMFPAGSVSKLFTATAILQLYEEGKIDLDTNVNEYINPYKISNMYNEPVTCRNLLTHSSGLDEESELNLSTTDVNSIKSQEYYFNNHPLKVITEPNTICRYSNIGYNLLGYIVEKVSGISYEEYVEEKILKPLNMSNSLVRLKNSDIAKGYMYNDDKYSELPFSYQYTSGSSGIITTVKDMENFIMANLNDGKFQNNSILKPKTLSLMHEKQFSNSDALEGMGFGFIRSYRNGQEIIKHEGGLPSGYTTTLFLIPKENLGIYVATNSLSGLPFDFEEEFLNYFYPHSNNFNIEKINSSKDYSKYEGIYRSYDGISKTNIMKMAVLFDDDMEIKDNKNGTLTLHETTQSKEKITTKLIELENGVFLREDGKGKFTFKFDNDGKVTYAFNDISINSFEKLKFYEQSKFIILAVGIIVIIFIINIILCVLSFIKRKNKDDKKLERTKIIEILKYANISIEVFYIIGVLGAIILTLEMCLNSEYNLSYLLYSFLTLLIIATIIVIVSLALSIYSLIRKKGVIRQRLYYMFLNMVNLGFIWFLYYFNFVGYKLF, encoded by the coding sequence ATGAATATAATATTAAATAAGTTATTTGAACCAATAAAATTAAAAAGTGTAGTTAGAAGCTTTTTAATAATACTAATGTCAATTGGTTTAATCAGTGGATTTACTATAAATGCAGCAATGTCTAAAGAAAAATCTGATGAGGTGCATGGAAAGATAGAGAATAATGATGATGTAAAAAACTTTATGGATAATTACTTTAATAAAAATATGGAAAAGTATTCTGTACCAGGAGCATCAGTTGTTGTGGTTAAGGATAATAAAGAAGTTTTTAAGATGGGATATGGATATAGTAATTTAGAATCTAAAAGTTCAGTAAATCCAGACGAAACAATGTTTCCAGCAGGTTCTGTAAGCAAGTTATTTACAGCAACAGCTATCTTGCAGTTATATGAAGAAGGAAAAATTGATTTGGACACAAATGTTAATGAGTATATAAATCCATATAAAATTAGTAATATGTATAATGAACCTGTTACTTGCAGAAACCTATTAACACATTCAAGTGGACTTGATGAAGAAAGTGAACTAAATTTATCTACTACTGATGTTAATTCAATAAAATCACAGGAATATTATTTTAATAATCATCCTCTTAAGGTTATTACAGAGCCAAATACTATTTGTCGATATTCGAATATTGGATATAATCTTTTAGGCTATATAGTAGAAAAAGTTTCAGGTATCAGCTATGAAGAATACGTAGAAGAAAAAATATTAAAGCCTCTAAATATGAGCAATAGCCTAGTGCGATTAAAAAATAGTGATATTGCTAAGGGATATATGTATAACGATGATAAGTATAGTGAATTACCTTTTTCATATCAATATACTTCAGGTTCATCGGGAATAATTACAACAGTTAAAGATATGGAAAATTTCATTATGGCAAATTTAAATGATGGAAAGTTTCAAAACAATAGTATTTTGAAACCTAAAACATTGAGTTTGATGCATGAAAAACAATTTTCTAATTCAGATGCTTTAGAAGGAATGGGATTTGGATTTATTCGAAGCTATAGAAATGGTCAGGAAATAATAAAACATGAAGGTGGTTTGCCATCAGGATATACAACTACATTATTTCTAATTCCAAAAGAAAACTTAGGAATATATGTTGCAACTAATTCATTAAGTGGACTTCCATTTGATTTTGAAGAAGAGTTTTTAAATTACTTTTATCCTCATAGTAATAATTTTAATATAGAAAAAATTAATAGTAGTAAAGATTATAGTAAATATGAAGGAATTTATAGAAGCTATGATGGAATATCAAAAACTAATATTATGAAAATGGCTGTATTATTTGATGATGATATGGAAATTAAAGACAATAAAAATGGAACATTAACATTACATGAAACAACACAAAGCAAGGAAAAAATAACGACTAAACTTATTGAATTAGAGAATGGAGTATTTTTAAGGGAAGATGGAAAGGGAAAATTTACTTTTAAATTTGATAATGATGGAAAAGTAACATATGCCTTTAATGATATAAGTATTAATTCATTTGAAAAGCTAAAATTTTATGAGCAAAGCAAATTTATTATTTTAGCTGTGGGAATTATAGTTATTATATTTATAATAAACATAATTTTATGTGTATTATCATTTATTAAAAGAAAAAATAAAGACGATAAAAAGTTAGAAAGAACTAAAATTATAGAGATTCTTAAATATGCAAATATAAGTATTGAAGTTTTTTATATTATAGGAGTACTAGGAGCTATTATTTTAACATTAGAGATGTGCTTAAACAGTGAGTATAATTTAAGCTATTTGCTTTACTCTTTCTTAACTTTGTTAATTATAGCTACTATAATTGTTATTGTTAGTTTAGCTTTATCAATATATTCTTTAATAAGGAAAAAGGGAGTTATAAGACAAAGACTATATTATATGTTTTTAAATATGGTGAATTTAGGGTTTATATGGTTTTTGTATTATTTTAATTTTGTAGGATATAAATTATTTTAA